The DNA segment ATCCGAAgcagagaatataaaaaaacttttaaagatgcCTTACACTCAGGGTGTTATATCCATGGTGGTTCATCGTGTCGAGAACACTTTGCTTCTAGACGACCTCGATGTCCACAGATACCTTTTGAGACAAGCTGAGAGCGACTGGGAGTGGCTGAAAAAGTTCGTCTGCGAGcaagttttccaaaattttggcGAGAAGGAGAAAAGACTTTCTCACAAGTCCAGCCGCACTACTATACAACAAAAGAATCTGGTTTCCAAGTTTTTATACCACTCTCTAGTCTTTGGAGATAACAAAGAACAAAATGAGAAACCCACATTGCCAGTTAAAACGCTAGAACCAAAATTGCCTGAGCCTTCACGAGAGGAAAAACTGCCAGATCCCAATTGCAGTCATAATTTTGCGAGAAATGTTCTTTGGACTTTTGAAAATATCCAGATGTTGATTGGAACTGACATGCCGATATTTGGGGGTCCAACTCATCCTTGCATCAGTCTCAGACTCAGGGATATGACGAAGCCAATTAGTGTTTTGACGGGAATTGATTATTGGCTCGATAATCTTATGAGCAATGTTCCTGAAGTCGTGATGTGTTATCATCTTGATGGCATTGTGCAGAAATATGAGTTGATAAAAACTGAGGATTTGCCGAATTTGGAAGACTCGAAGTTCAGTCCCAAAGTCATCAGAGATGTTGCGCAGAATATCTTgagttttttgaagaataatgcTACCAAAGCTGGACATACGTATTGGTTGTTTAAAGGTAAtattttcatctattttatttcagcttttatttatttcagtttttagaataattgaactttaaaggttcacaatattttatatgatataatacttattattaatatatttatcgactttgaaaattctagaattttaatgtaaaattatatttttgaatccgTAATTCTAAGACAGTTTAATCTGTTAGGTCTTGAAATTAACgtttcttcttaaattaatttctaaattaattcatGGAGGTTTCCAATTgtaaatttcacaatattctaGTTTcaaatgcaaatgtttaaaatttcaggatCATTCCgctatttaatatttgaaaattacatattaaaaattttgatagtcagttttgaattgaataattttagacttaaatataaatcaatttcgaattgaaaagcttACACTTgtacaatttcagaaaattgaagcATACTAcactaatattttttggtatttttattttaatttttaattttcaacattgaattttaaatttgttttagttgaagatttaaacaaaaaaataatttcaaattggaaaatattggattggaaaattacaattttgccATTAAAAATGAATTGGTTGAATTGAAGCGATTTAACtgtacttcaaattattgaaattttaaagggtttgagtaTAAAAACGTTTCAAtgtcacaatttttggtgactaaattctgtttcagttttaaattaagttcgcATTCGTTTCAGTCTCAACGTTCCgcagtagaaatttattttatttttaatgtttcccatttaaaattactatttattttgaaactttttttagaataattcaattcattttttgagtttagaaaaatttgtctaatcagctttaattttaaactgtattatgattatttataaataatacaatttcaattcctctgaatttcAAATGacccaatttccaaaatttgagtcTTAAATTACTCGGTTTTTAACGTCTTGACATTGTCCTGATTTCGAAATTTTCacctgaaatcatttaatttcgtgattcttaaaatcacaataaaattgtttaatttttagcggttagacttaaaaattatacaatttaactcCTTTTTCCAGTcaaattttccaacattttaaattaatctcagccgctttcaattcgaaaatattaatattaaccgAGAGAAAGCCTGCAGACGAACATTTAAAACATAGTGGCCACTCTGCACACTTTCCTCACAATTTTTCGCTAAAGCCTCGATTCTTgtcattttccttgaaaatttttttcgttaattggCTAAAATAATATGATCGCGATCTCTAGGAATCACAAGATATCGGAGAATTGTCTCATTGGCTAATTAAGGGCCGTGTATAaattacttaagggcatgtgaaacagctaaatacctatattaccgaccacagtttttcagttcactgaatgtttttttgaacctaagaactttttttgtaagtaaaatatcgagctgaaacttctgGAAATGTATTAGaatgcaataaagtacgtttaggtactgcattttggtagaaacttcactgaaaattatttcatcttttttctgaacctcaacattttttgNNNNNNNNNNNNNNNNNNNNNNNNNNNNNNNNNNNNNNNNNNNNNNNNNNNNNNNNNNNNNNNNNNNNNNNNNNNNNNNNNNNNNNNNNNNNNNNNNNNNCCCCCCCCCCCTTATGAATTTTTGTTGAACTGATTTGAGGGTCATCCACAAATAACGTTGGACGATTTGGAGGATTGTTaaaatcttactatttcttataaataaacaaagtggttcaactttcaaacatttaattgaatttttaattttaaaaaaggaatcctTACCGAAAAGTATAATCGTTGATATTTTAGccaagaaatgatttttattttaaataaaacacagttaaattgaaccaaaaaggaggATACTCCGATAAAATAGTTCAGTCCTCAATCAtgacagaagaattttcaactacatcgatgcatttttaacgaaaaagattagcttttttcaaaaaaattgaattttcaaccaaatagttcatttttaaataaaaaatatgaattttaaacatataagattaatattccaccaaaaaagattaattctcaacaaaatacatacatttttaacgaaatagttgaattttcaatcattcgattcattttctaccagaagataTTATTTCTAAGAAGATAtttctatcatttaaaattttttaaaataatgtttgaatttttaaactaaacaaaaattattttttaaccaaaaattgagtgGTTAAATTgtagtttagaattaattttcaataaaaataaccatgtttttctacaaaacagttcaaaactaaaaaatagttaCGTTCATGaacaaaacgatttttcaacaaaatacttgaatcattaaataaaatgtaaatacttaactgaataattaaattttctaccaaattgttgaattttttagctgagaatacgaattttctatgaaacattttaatttttaacagaaaagttcattttccaccgaaagagattaatttttaaccaaacaattgcgttcttaaccaaaaaggttaatttttaacggaatagtatttgaattaaaagaaatgtattagtcaagacagaaaaaaattctataaaattcttgaacttttaactaagaagtatgaattttgaacaaaattatctaattttcgcaaaaataattcaatttcgaacaaaataataccatttttaaggaaaaagatgaattctcaaaaaaaattcaacatttgttattaaaaatgcatatttttgggattgaaaattcaactagtttgtggaaaatttgactttttgtctttaaaattatacaatttgcttgaaatttattgACTTTCTtgtgtttttgttgttgaattcaactgttcgaatttcaaattgaaatcatttttggttccagtgtcaactgtttgtttgaaaattaattgttttgcttgattcaactattttgttgaaaattcgtctttttgggcttAATTCAACAGGTTTATATTTTATATCGAAATACTTTTTGATAGaagtatcaattattaaatttttcgttgaaaattattattttttggtagaaaattcagctatttgattgaaagttttaataacttcttaaaaattcaattttttggttggaaaagttacttttttgttgaaaactcgttttttaaatgaaaattattttttttacggaaaattgaactattctatttttggatgaaagttgatatttttagttgaaacctcaactatttggtaaaaaatgcataaataattaattttctgggttgaaaatttatatttttgagtagaaaattcaactatttttataaaaaattaaactaggtatttcaaaattatttgttaaaattcatattttcaggttaaaaactcaactctttcgtagaaaactcgtttttggcttaaaaattcaacaatgtagttgaagTTCTTTTATTTCTTGGCAGAACAATCTTTCgtcgtggaaaattcaacttttgtggaaaatccgtctgttttgaatattcatctttgtaggttggaaattcaaatattttgtcgagaataaactttttttaatgaatatttatatttttgggattgcgaattcaactattttgtagaaaattggccttttttgcttaaaaattctacaattatatttttattatattttttgttgagaattaatctttattggttgataattcaagtacttgcttgaaagttgaactaatttgttaaaaattgatttattttagttaaagattccaatttggttgataattcacgtaaaaatttcatctcttttggtgaaaatagaactgtttgtttaaaaagtaatctgttttggttgttgattcaactatgttgttgaaaattcgtcttttttggttgaattcatctgtttttaaaaattttttaatgtaaatatttgttggtagaagcgtcaactattaaattttttgttgagaattcattattgtttggtagaaaattcaactattttgttgaaagtggaaatactttcataaaaattcatttatttagttgaaaattgtattatttggttgaatctgaaaattcaactattttatttttgattgaagcaTGATAttggtagttgaaaattcaactatttggttgaaacttcatgtatttcttgaaaaatcgtctttttggtaaaaaaaagttaattttctgggctgaaaatgtatgtttttggggttgaaaattccactactctgactaaaattaaactaattgttgaaaaattaatttttttttgttgaaaattcatatccgcatgttaaaaattcaactcttttatacaaaattcgttttttggcttgaaaattcatcaatttagttgacattttttttctttcttgactaaaaaatctttctagtcggaaaattcagctcttgttgaaaattcgtcattttgttttgaagattcatcctaataagttggaaattcaaatattttgttcaaaattaactttttttatgataatttatattttcgggattgcgaattcaactattttttaaaaaattggtcgtTTTGACCCATAAATTCTACAATTGTAttggtattatattttttgtaaagaattcaactattttctggaaaatgctACATAATTCGATTTGGAATTTAAAGAATATGctaatgaaaacaaatttgaaatagcaaaaatgtttaatttttaggcAAAGATGATGACGTGGTGAAGCTTTACGATTTGACATCCCTCTGTAGTGAAGTGAACGATGACAAGGGCCAAAGTCCCTTCACAGTTCCTGTTGCGATGCTGCTTTATCGAGTCGCCCGGAATATGAAGTATTCTCTAGATTATTGCATAAAACGGGGAACCATCCGGATGCTCTTGAAGAACTGCATTCAGTTACTTGTGAAAGAAAAGTACCCGCAAATTGTTACTTCAGCTCATTACATGTTGTCCGATTTATACGTTCCTGCCGGCACGACGCCTGCGAATCCTATTTTAATGGAACAGACTGACGAAGATGAATCTCCGAACGAGAGTTGTTCATCCCAGGAAAACTATAAAGATTCGGAAAAAATGGAAGAGGATGTCAGCGCTGCTATCAAGTCTTTGACTTTGACGAGAAGtagatacaattttcaaattgttgttTTCTAAAactctttttccctttttaatCTTGCCTAGAGAGTGGCCACTGATTGGAAAAACCGGAAATTAGCTTGGAATTTTAGGCACCGAGAAATAGACgggaatttttcatatttggttTTACTTTTGCTGTCTCgctcttttagaaaaaaaaggtttgGAATTCTGCTCAGTGTTAGTCAAccatctgaaataaaaatttgaatattattttatatttaagattttaaatttaatgttttgttgaaaaatgaatggTCCTTTTATACTTTATATTTACGAATTTAAAGCTGAGCTACTGGGTTTCAAATACTGAAGatccttatatatttttaagggaaaaactttttttttagatatgaaACACAGTAATCTGCTATTTTCCTcctttttgaagaattatttttttcctttttccgaGGAAATTTCATTCTTCGCTCAAATGAGAACTGAATTAAAAGAACCCAATAAGagaaaatacaaccattttttggctgaaagtgaatttcttttaatagaaatatctactattatatattttattcagaattcacatattgttgttcaaaattatactatttggttgaaaatatcattattttgttcaaaattcatcttttggtagaaaagtgtttttttttgttgctcaaaatttatttcttatggaTGAAACTTaattagttttagttgaaaagtccaCTATCATATTTTTGGCCCAGAACTTATTTCTTTTGGGCAAAATTTCTtctattgcgttgaaaattcaactattttcataaaaagtcatcttttttagttgaaattaattttttccattgcaAAAGTCTAATGTTATATTTTGTATTTGGAATTCACctattttcgttaagaatttaactacttaatgaaaaattgatttaattggttgaaaattcaaatatttttttaaaaagtcatatttttttgtcgaaagttcaaatgtttcgtttaatttttgtcttttcgtatagaaaatttaacttttttttgtttgaaaattaattctttataattgaaacatctgttatatatatttttttaaatgcatcccttttagttaaaaatttaattattttgttgtaaattcaacattattgttaaaaagtcatttttagtcgaaaattcatcttttggtagaaattattttttcaattcatattttattgtttaatgttaattcttttttttttttgaaaagtctcctgttatatttttggtcaaaaattctatttggttaaaattttaattattttattaaaaattcaactattccttaaGAGGCCatattttttagtctaaaattcatcttttggtagaaatataatctcttttttgttgaaaattcatattttctggtttaaagttcattctttttaattgagaagtctGCTATTACATTTTGATCTAGAAATCGTCCTCTTTGATATAAAAATctacagtttggttaaaaatttaatgttttcgttgaaattcaattattttcttagttatattttttggtcgaaaattgcattcttttcattggaaaagtttactattatgtTTTGGattcctttcaattaaaaagtccacttttttatttttggtccaGAACTCATCccgtctggttaaaaattctacaattttgttgaaaattgaattattttgtttgaaattcaactgttttgttgaaaatttgtcttttttttatagaaaaatcacactgtgtggttgaaaactcgccttttttgTGATTTcaagtcaatatttttaaattgaaaactctactattatattttcggtcCAGAACTTATTTCTTTTGGTTCTACTACTTAACCCATTAACGActaaagctatcaattttataacatgagtttgaccgcaaaatttatgggtataaaaaaagaataaatagatGAAAATTACTGTTCTTgatgtttttgggtgagctaaattcgaatccgtcgtcaaaattctaatattttgacttcaaaattgaatatggcggtttttgcatacaaaatagtgaaaaatgtttgattttatatttttatcatttttttcaggcataaaacgcgttaatatcttaaaatttcttcaaccatcggtacacaaaattcttaaattttaacagaaaatttttatatatgttttttcttccaaaatggagggcaaaatgcaaaaatgtcccaaaaactaTAGACTCtggtacaaattttcaaagaataaaaatgtcttagaattagttaaagaatattcttgaattttttcagaatttttgagaaatttttttgcaaatttcgaatttttgaaaaatcaaaaatttgttctaaaaaatctgaataaatttcATAGTGTACTATGAttaatttgaagacatttttattccatggaactttttttaaacttccaagtgtttgagaaaaacaaagatgatggaaaaaaacagtttttggaacattattgcattttgtccgccattttggaagaaaaaacatatgtataacaattttttgttaaagtttaagaattttgtgcccTGATGGTTTAAGAagaccgccatatttaattttgaagtcataatattcgaattttgacgacGGATTCTAATTTATCTCACCCAAAAATATAAgaaacagtacttttgatctatttattgctTTGTTATACCcgtaaattttgcggtcaaactcatgttagaAAATTGATAGATTTGATCGTTAAtggtttgatgaaaaatttatttaattggttgaaaattcaaatattttcgttgaattttcgtcttttggtaggaaagtaatattttttgctaaaaactcaacttttggttgaaaatcaattttctctaattgaaaaatctactgtaatatttttggttcttaaattcgtctcttttggtcgaaaatttaattattttgttgcaaatacaacattattgttgaaaagttatattttagtcaaaaatttatcttttgctagaaaagtaattttgttgttgaaaattcatattttatggtttaatattaattctattttttattgaaaagtctagaattatatttttggtaaaaaattctatttgttagaaaatttaattatttgattaataattcaaatatttgttcaaaaagtaatattttttgcacgaaaattcagctgtttcgataaatgcatataaaaatatactatttgattgaaaatttaattcttttgttgaaattcaactattttcttagttatattttttggtccaaaatttcactcttttcattggaaaagtctactattatgttttggattcagaattaatctcttggtgaaaaattatattaatttattgaaaattcaactacttatttaaaaagttcttttttgttagaaaatgttaaccattttgttgataattcgtcttatAGTATTGGTAATTCATCATtctgtagaaaagtaattttttaaattagattgagctagtttcggttgaaaaatgaattattttgtttaaaattaaactgttttgttgaaagtttgtcttttttatagaaaaatcacattttgtggttaaaattcgtcttttgtgattgcaagttaatattttgaaattgaaaagtctactattatattttttgtctagAATTCATTTCGTTTGATGAAGAAGTtggtaaaaattgaatctttttgttgagcattcaactattttgtttaagttatcttttttagtcgaaaattcatccttttcgatttaaaattgatcttttggttgaaaatttatcttttttggttaaaaaatcaactgttttctaaatgattggtcttcttggcttgaaaattaaactctttcgttgaaaatgacactgtttttggttgaagtttaatcttttttgttcgaaaattaaatcatttggacgaagattcatctttttaggttgaaaatacaactgttttgttgcattttttttttaaattgagcttttgggttgaaaattaacttttttgctgaaaattcatctttctgggtttagaggtcaaatatttttttaaagatttgatttttcTGCTAGAAAACTCAACTCTTGTTGAAAGTCTACTACCTACATTAATGCTACTTATAAGAActaatttatttcattcattatttctttgttttatagaaaaatcacatttacaatattttaccTTATAGTTCgaaaatgtcattctttttaatatttatatattgtttaatACCAGTAGTATTGCTAATATTATTATACACGATTAAAAGAATACCGAGAAAATGctattttttgaccaagaaaatcgGAAAAaagtctagaatttttttttttttttttttttagtttgagaactaaaatttaattaataattcatcattCTACTTTCAGTTAGAGAGCAATCAGAGTATGCGCAATTCAAGTACAAGCCTCCTCCGATTATTGGCACAATAGAAGAAAGATGTAGAGTCGCTTTGGAGCATGTAGCTAGTGGTCTTGAATGTTTGAAGTACTTTCCGATTCAAGAAGACTCTCCAGAAAAGGAGGAAGTAGATGAGAAGGAAGAGATATTAGAACCTGAAGAAGATGTTCCGCAAATGGCCAAGCCTTTCCAAGCCATCCCGATGCCTTATACTCCTCTGAACAAACTGGCAGAAGCTGCTGGCAGCAGTCCAAGCTACAAGAAGAAGAACAAGCAGAAGAAGCATAAAAAGTCGGAGAAGAGAGTTCCTATAACTGACGAGGAAGCGCCGAATGCTGTAGTCTGCAAGTCAGAGACCCTTCCGACCTGGCAGGCGCCGAAGAAGAGCGACAATCTTAGCTGGAACGCTCATCTGAAGACCTTGCTTTACGAAAAAGCTTCTTTGATTCTCGGCGTGCTTGCTGAAAATGAGTATTCCCATGGAAATTATGGAGCTGCTCTTCGCTACATTTCCATTGTGCTGCGCTGTCAGAAAATCCTGGATGTTTTCTGTGGAATTAATAACGAGCAGATGATGAGTTACTTTTTGGGAAGGGCTGGTGATTGTGGTTTCATGACTGTCCAGGATTGGGGTAAAGTGGAGAAGCACAGGCAAGATTATGAAGCGAAGACTGAAACCAGTCCGTTTATTGACGAAATTTGCTCCATGGAGGAACTCGAAAATAGTGAGTTTTATATCTGTTTCAGTGCTTCTGTCTCCGCATCGTAGATCTagctagaaattttaaagaacgaaacacttcttcaaaatttaacagcaaaccaactttttttttaggttcaaattatcaataaaaatagttaaaagattTATACCTGTATTGGGAATGgcggtctaccatttcgccacctggtgccgaaaactggaactagaaagagtaggtaccaTTTTAAAGATgcacattaatttttgcataaaagtggttttatgatattttgtgaagtataaaacaataattgaatatgaataatagacgatttagggtcaatgaaatttaaaaaattgaactctaaagataataatttttccatttgaatgaattaaaactgagctgcaaatgaaagcactcaaagtggaactcttgaatttctaacttttaaaattgaagtttaaaagttttttaattcaatatgttTGTATTCAAATctgattcaaatgctcaataatgtaCACGTGttaaatggaagctactaaccaTTTTAAACTGAGcaagttttaattaaatgcacttaaactgcaaaataaaattttcaactttcttaaattgtagagttcaaagattcagattcagttctaaaaatataaatccacgttatcatttccaatgctcgaaagtctaaattgaagaatcaatagacgaaattaaaaatggtaacaaTTAAATCATatcagaaagataaaaaattgaacgattacattttttgtttaaactgaacagttcttaaattaaaaaatcatttaaatgcttccaaattttatttgaaaatcttgaaacatcggcatgttgtttacatttttttcaaattttttattattttttaaattgttctagaacttttaaacatcccttcaaattaatccaattttttctatttttttaaattctgccaactgaaataaatttcctttaaattgtccacattcatttttgataatctCGTAAATCTTTCTAatgctttttaaataatcactcaaaattatattttcaaaataaaaatcattcttaattttcatagaaaatgttttttggtcTTCTGAAgctattcaaaattcttaaaaagcttttaaattttttgttggaaattttccaaaatatagattttgttttaaattaggccgtgggttatttacaccgaaattcaacaatttattacttacaaaataatttttttttaaatagaacaattaaaatgtaacgttcaaaatttagtttttaatatttactataattacttatttaaaataaactgtcagatgtttctaaatattaattaattcttatttttcttaattgaaaaattccgaattgaatagtttaaaaatgtaatattttagattaaaataatacgtgaaatttaataaaagcttttaattataaatatattatcttgatgttattttaaaattaaaaatagtttataaagtttcaatcgggcgtttaaaTTTGCTTAACTAATAAGTTTTTCCAATTGgtatagtttacataatttttaatgttagaaactgaaaattctaaaattgcaaactgatttcgaatcgtcttcACTATTAATTCATATTGACAGttgatcaaccaaaaatttttttatttaaaatcttcgatttcaaatgcttctaatttttagtggcttaagtctttaaaattgcattttaaaattctttaaaataaaatgtacacttaATAATTAAaggctaaaattaaaaatttgttaaagtggaCGATTTTGGAGATACACATTCTAAAAAGAATtacatatataattgaaaaagatcacaatttaactaattatttttaaaactacgaGAATCACAGAcaaatttttgtctataaatttgtaaaattcccggtaaaaaaataaattcactgtcatttcccactCTTATAAGATTCCTGCTTTTTCGGACCAGCGGCCACCTTgcgattggaatttaaataagaattctacCCTAACTTTCAGATGAgcttttaaatagtaaattctccatgtataaattgatgaaaatttactttgagttcattttgactttaaaatatgtccatttaagtttataatcttttgaaaatcacaataaatggaacaataattgtttttttatttttttgtcaagaaaaatatttctgtacacaaatatgttttttttcaccTTATTAGATGTATGTTCACTCTAAACCCTTTTGTTTtcaaaagacttatttttagtatccaattaatactttaaactccgcaacaaaaat comes from the Belonocnema kinseyi isolate 2016_QV_RU_SX_M_011 chromosome 6, B_treatae_v1, whole genome shotgun sequence genome and includes:
- the LOC117174391 gene encoding erythroid differentiation-related factor 1, with the protein product MEMSEESENHVDALKPAETPPDSPRKPVKSTAVVKYSAVQTPATFAQLQCNTDLNLPPSNWLSSSAESYGLQNDWSPQSRSFSSFRMAHMFPDCVGEVDVVSEAENIKKLLKMPYTQGVISMVVHRVENTLLLDDLDVHRYLLRQAESDWEWLKKFVCEQVFQNFGEKEKRLSHKSSRTTIQQKNLVSKFLYHSLVFGDNKEQNEKPTLPVKTLEPKLPEPSREEKLPDPNCSHNFARNVLWTFENIQMLIGTDMPIFGGPTHPCISLRLRDMTKPISVLTGIDYWLDNLMSNVPEVVMCYHLDGIVQKYELIKTEDLPNLEDSKFSPKVIRDVAQNILSFLKNNATKAGHTYWLFKGKDDDVVKLYDLTSLCSEVNDDKGQSPFTVPVAMLLYRVARNMKYSLDYCIKRGTIRMLLKNCIQLLVKEKYPQIVTSAHYMLSDLYVPAGTTPANPILMEQTDEDESPNESCSSQENYKDSEKMEEDVSAAIKSLTLTRIREQSEYAQFKYKPPPIIGTIEERCRVALEHVASGLECLKYFPIQEDSPEKEEVDEKEEILEPEEDVPQMAKPFQAIPMPYTPLNKLAEAAGSSPSYKKKNKQKKHKKSEKRVPITDEEAPNAVVCKSETLPTWQAPKKSDNLSWNAHLKTLLYEKASLILGVLAENEYSHGNYGAALRYISIVLRCQKILDVFCGINNEQMMSYFLGRAGDCGFMTVQDWGKVEKHRQDYEAKTETSPFIDEICSMEELENSDLELLPQRFESLESTLVDSLRCYEKALALQQPSEDRNTLLRRVGNIHNELGVLYMNQASARYQPKIDDSSPSSSEVTALLERSRTHLEAGVKSFETVHDESNLALLYANMGRLLRLRAHMHMKQPQEERQFYEKALTCYQKALQVLGVRKCNPTIWDNVTWDFSTTLYTMATYLQDYPVAGNKSEEELEREVVDILQKALKYCEVEIPGPRQPIYQFRAATIHHRLASLYHRMYRELDPEIEVARRKTSLQLCKLNYEKASKLFLSLEQTLEYLTVQMERVALAEFQAQGTSNFKSKLKSYKTGLDMILQSRPAIDIICEKNKNDSKINEDLKLNSSDFKNNADVKEKENEQVKEDNKAIADEETLISLLEKRLQFLLRSLIKLHMNNKSTGNHKKECEVAANLYKQCYGLTLRKDSPSGIELFRHIAETLHKIEELLK